The DNA sequence CCCGATCAATTTTCTCTAATGAATTTGCCGCACCAACCATCAATATGTTCTCTTTTTCGAAATGACTAATATAGTGTAAGATGATTTCTTTCGTCTCCTCATCATCACTTTTTACAGATTCATCTTCGCTACGTTCGCTCATTATTTCATCAAAATCTTCTAGAAAAAGAAGTGTTTTTTCTGATTTCATAATCTGAATTAAAAAATCATTAAAGGTTATCTTTTGGTCATCAACAAAAGAAATTCCTAAAAAATATTTTTTTATTTCTTTGAATTCGTAATCTATAATCTCAGCTATTTTTTTTGCCCAAAATATTTTACCACTTCCCGGAGGACCATAAAGAACAATTCCAGCAGGTCTATGAATTCCCCAATCTTGTACAGAAATATTACTCAAGTAAGGTTCTAATGTTTGAGAAACAAAAAAAAATAAATCACGATAACCAATAAAATCTCTTTCTGCTAAGTGGGTGTTTTTACCAAAATAATTATAAACGAATTTGTAATTTCCTCCTAATTTATTATCGATTCCGAAACTTGAAACAGACGATTTATATTTACCGTTATCAAATAATTTGGGTTTATCTTTTTTAATGATTTCCGCTACTTTATCTTTTGGTTGATCGATATTTTCTGCGATATCTTCGATTGATTTATTTTGATTTAAATCTTCAGAATATTTCCTCAAAAAAACGATATTCTCTCGAGCAAATTTTGCAAAATCATCTTTGACCTCAAAGTTGGTACTAATACATTCTGAAAGTTCCAAATCAAAATCTTGAATAAATTTGATAAAACTTTCGGTAGGGATTTTAAGTTCTTTTGCAAGTTCAGCCAATTTCATATCAATCGATTTTTAAGAGTATAATCAAATTTACAAATTAAATTCTTGAAGTTCTTTCAGAAATTAAACTCAATATAGAAATTATGGCTCGAAAGTTTCAAATTTTCCATTTTCATAAAAGAAAACGATCTTCTTAATCTTAACTTCTTGATTTTCAGATAATTCTATTTTAGTTTTTGTTTCTGGAATCTCTAATCGCTGAGAATCGAATATTTTTTCCTTTTCAGTTTGTTGTACAGGAATTTTCGATTCTCGTGGTTCTTGAATTTCGATGCGATCCTCGGATTCAGTAATTCCGAATGCTTCATCATTAATTAAAGAGAATAAATCGGGCAGGGAAGTAGGTTTTGGTTTTTCAGGAATAACCTTAATTTCAACTGGAGCATCAGGCTTTTTCACCATTTCACCTTCGCCTTCGATCAGCCATTCCCATTCTAATTCAGGGAAACGACTTTTAATCTTCATCAGAAAATCGAGTGACGGTTTATTTCTGCCGGAAGTGATATGAGAAATACTCGAACGTTGTACTTCGATTTCGTCTGCAAATTCTGATAGTGATAATTCAGAATAGGTGATAACTTTAGAAATTCTTTCCTTTAAATCCATATTACAAATGTAAATATAATTTTACAATTATAAATTACAAAAGTAAACCGCTTCAAAATTTACTTAATTACAAATGTAAATAATAACTATAAGTAATTGATTAATAATTAATTATTCTATTTACAATATTAAATTACTTACGTAAATGGTCATCATTTTTAGGATCATACTTAAGTTTTCTATCCTTTTTATGTTCTGGTAAAACTAGCGAAAGGAAGATACTTCCACCTAATATTCCTACGATAATAAACAAAGAATCGGTTGTCGAAAAACCTAATTGATCGAGATATTCATGAAATAACATCTTCAAACCGATGAAGGTTAATAAGACTGCTAAACCAACTTTTAAGAATCTAAACTTATCGATAACTCCCGCTAAAAGAAAGAACATGGAACGCAGTCCGATGATGGCAAAAATATTAGAAAAGAAAACAATATAAGGATCTTTAGTAACCGAGAATATCGCTGGAATACTGTCAACGGCAAAGATTAAATCGGTAATCTCTATGATGATAAGAACTAAGAATAGGGGAGTCATCTTATTAATACCATTGATCTTTACAAAGAACTTATTACCGACAAAGTGATTATGGA is a window from the Kaistella flava (ex Peng et al. 2021) genome containing:
- a CDS encoding AAA family ATPase; the protein is MKLAELAKELKIPTESFIKFIQDFDLELSECISTNFEVKDDFAKFARENIVFLRKYSEDLNQNKSIEDIAENIDQPKDKVAEIIKKDKPKLFDNGKYKSSVSSFGIDNKLGGNYKFVYNYFGKNTHLAERDFIGYRDLFFFVSQTLEPYLSNISVQDWGIHRPAGIVLYGPPGSGKIFWAKKIAEIIDYEFKEIKKYFLGISFVDDQKITFNDFLIQIMKSEKTLLFLEDFDEIMSERSEDESVKSDDEETKEIILHYISHFEKENILMVGAANSLEKIDRELLAPGRFDVLIPVFPPNMKERSEMLFHHMTEDLSPDALLIKILEDNKAHQLPFWLEISKKMQAFSNTMLIDFTQSLKKRIRNLYLKNNSTTIKITQKMLDASLRDASSKLTGTYLDQIQQFIYDVSLNNYEDFTVRIEALKVEVEHYKIVDEPTKPIGFTHNDEIKQKK
- a CDS encoding helix-turn-helix domain-containing protein — protein: MDLKERISKVITYSELSLSEFADEIEVQRSSISHITSGRNKPSLDFLMKIKSRFPELEWEWLIEGEGEMVKKPDAPVEIKVIPEKPKPTSLPDLFSLINDEAFGITESEDRIEIQEPRESKIPVQQTEKEKIFDSQRLEIPETKTKIELSENQEVKIKKIVFFYENGKFETFEP